In Ruminococcaceae bacterium BL-4, one DNA window encodes the following:
- the glnQ gene encoding glutamine ABC transporter (ATP-binding protein) (Evidence 2a : Function from experimental evidences in other organisms; PubMedId : 1856180; Product type t : transporter), whose product MISVKNLHKSFHTMNGTVEVLKGINQEIVDGEKVVIIGPSGSGKSTFLRCMNLLEMPTSGEIWFDGKRINVPGVDVDAVRRQMGMVFQHFNLFPHLTVRQNITLAPVMLKLKTQEEADEKAMQLLKRIGLPDKEDAYPSQLSGGQKQRIAIIRALAMDPKMMLFDEPTSALDPEMVGEVLQVMKELAQEGMTMAVVTHEMNFAKEVATRVLFVDDGQVLEEAPPEEFFENPKHPRLKDFLSKVL is encoded by the coding sequence GTGATCTCCGTTAAAAATCTTCATAAATCGTTCCATACGATGAATGGCACGGTGGAAGTGCTCAAAGGAATCAATCAAGAAATTGTAGATGGAGAAAAAGTTGTTATCATTGGGCCTTCCGGTTCCGGTAAAAGTACTTTTTTACGCTGCATGAATCTGCTGGAAATGCCAACCAGCGGAGAAATCTGGTTTGATGGAAAGAGAATCAATGTGCCTGGAGTCGATGTCGATGCGGTCCGCCGTCAGATGGGCATGGTTTTCCAACATTTTAATCTTTTTCCGCATTTAACGGTACGGCAAAATATTACATTAGCTCCTGTGATGTTGAAGCTGAAAACGCAGGAAGAAGCCGATGAAAAGGCAATGCAGCTTTTGAAACGGATTGGACTTCCCGATAAAGAGGATGCTTACCCTTCTCAGCTTTCCGGAGGACAAAAGCAGAGAATTGCGATTATCCGTGCCTTAGCGATGGACCCTAAGATGATGTTGTTTGATGAGCCGACCAGTGCTCTGGATCCTGAAATGGTTGGCGAAGTGCTGCAGGTTATGAAAGAGCTTGCCCAAGAGGGTATGACAATGGCCGTTGTGACTCATGAAATGAATTTCGCCAAAGAGGTTGCAACGCGGGTGCTGTTTGTCGATGACGGCCAAGTCTTAGAAGAAGCGCCGCCGGAAGAGTTTTTTGAAAATCCAAAACATCCGCGTTTAAAGGATTTTCTTTCAAAAGTTCTTTGA
- a CDS encoding Amino acid ABC transporter permease: MGFWNDLSARLFDDFIRQNRYLYLVKGLGNTLLITAGALLIGVILGVLIALVRVAYGNGQRSWWIRILNAVCGLYLTVIRGTPMVVQLMIMYFAILTSGAPLVIAVLSFGINSGAYVAEVIRSGIQSVDRGQTEAGRSLGLSQKQTLIKIILPQAFKNVAPAVFNEFIALLKETSVAGYVGIQDLTKGGDIIRSITYDAFPPLLAVALVYLLIVIGLTAILHRIERRLARSDLR; the protein is encoded by the coding sequence ATGGGTTTTTGGAATGATCTTAGCGCCAGATTATTTGATGATTTTATCCGTCAGAATCGGTATCTGTATCTGGTCAAAGGACTTGGAAATACGCTGTTGATCACAGCAGGGGCTTTGCTGATTGGTGTGATCTTAGGCGTTTTAATTGCTCTAGTGCGTGTAGCATATGGCAATGGACAGCGTAGCTGGTGGATTCGTATTTTGAATGCAGTTTGCGGTCTCTACCTAACAGTGATTCGTGGTACACCTATGGTAGTTCAGCTGATGATTATGTATTTTGCGATCCTGACTAGTGGCGCGCCTCTGGTGATTGCAGTTCTATCATTCGGAATCAATTCCGGTGCTTATGTGGCTGAAGTAATCCGCAGTGGAATTCAGTCGGTGGATCGCGGTCAAACAGAAGCAGGACGTTCTCTGGGATTGAGTCAAAAGCAAACGCTGATTAAAATTATTTTGCCGCAGGCGTTTAAAAATGTAGCTCCTGCAGTATTTAATGAATTTATCGCGCTTTTAAAAGAGACTTCTGTTGCCGGATATGTTGGTATCCAAGATTTGACCAAGGGCGGCGATATTATTCGTTCCATTACCTATGATGCGTTCCCACCACTTCTTGCAGTTGCTTTGGTCTATCTGCTGATTGTGATCGGGCTTACAGCAATCCTGCATCGTATTGAAAGGAGGCTGGCGAGAAGTGATCTCCGTTAA
- a CDS encoding Amino acid ABC transporter substrate-binding protein → MKKMKMFAAFALAAAMIAGCTACGGSSSSSASSTAASGTTTSAASAASDSAVAKIKAAGKITMVTNAEFEPFEYKDNDKIVGIDVDIAQKVADKLGVKLEITDIAFDSCVPSVQTGKADFSAAGLSVTEDRLKNVDFTDTYYNASQAIIVKKGSDIKSRTDLNGKTVGVQQGTTGDIYCTNEDGSSDIKVGEVKRYPKGMDAISDMIAGRIDAVVIDNFPAEKYVSKNSDKIQKLDEALTEETYAIAVPKNSDLKETINGVIKELNDSGEMDKIVSQYISAD, encoded by the coding sequence ATGAAAAAAATGAAAATGTTTGCAGCTTTTGCTTTAGCAGCTGCTATGATCGCTGGTTGCACCGCTTGTGGCGGCAGTTCTTCCAGCAGTGCTTCTTCTACCGCAGCTTCTGGTACAACTACTTCTGCAGCTTCTGCGGCTTCGGATAGTGCTGTTGCTAAAATTAAGGCAGCGGGGAAGATCACGATGGTAACGAACGCAGAGTTTGAGCCTTTTGAGTATAAAGATAACGACAAAATTGTTGGTATCGATGTAGATATTGCACAGAAGGTTGCAGATAAACTTGGAGTCAAACTTGAAATCACCGATATTGCATTTGATTCCTGCGTGCCGAGTGTCCAGACCGGAAAAGCTGATTTTAGTGCGGCAGGCTTGAGCGTAACGGAAGATCGGCTTAAGAATGTTGATTTTACGGATACTTATTATAATGCGTCTCAGGCAATCATTGTTAAGAAGGGCAGCGATATTAAGAGCCGTACCGATTTGAACGGAAAAACCGTTGGGGTTCAGCAGGGAACTACCGGTGATATTTATTGCACGAATGAAGATGGTTCCAGCGACATTAAAGTTGGCGAAGTAAAACGTTATCCTAAGGGCATGGATGCGATTTCCGATATGATTGCGGGACGGATTGATGCAGTTGTTATTGATAACTTCCCGGCTGAAAAATATGTATCTAAGAATTCGGATAAGATTCAAAAGCTGGATGAGGCACTGACGGAAGAGACTTATGCGATTGCAGTACCTAAGAACAGTGATCTTAAAGAAACAATTAATGGAGTCATTAAAGAACTGAACGACAGCGGAGAGATGGATAAGATTGTCAGCCAATATATCAGTGCAGACTAA